TTTCAACCAAACACAACGACTAGACTAAAGCAATTTGCCTATTTTCATTTGCAAGGCAggtattcactgtttgtttgttatatgAAATCAATAAAGGAAAGGCTTCTCCATGGCACCCTTATTTTCTATACTTGCCTCGTAGTTATTCCATACTCGCCGCTTTCGGTGAACTTGAAACGCAAGCTTTGCAAGTTCTGTCTCTTATTTTACctctttttcttttgcttttGCTTTCTCACATTTGCTTTACttgtatttctttttttcttttttttttctttctaaccTTGCTATTTATTTCGTTCTTAGGTGGATTATGCCATCTGGGCTACTCAGAAAGCTGTCACAAAAGCTAAATACGAATGGGAACAAGCCTTCACTCTCATGAAGGAACTTAAGCTTAAGCCTCCACTTCTCACTTTCAGGGCTTGGATTTGGGCTACTGGGACTGTAAGTTCACAGTGTTTATGCTTCTCTGGGTTTTTCTTTATCGGTTTTTATTTATGTTGGACAACTTTAAC
This is a stretch of genomic DNA from Gossypium arboreum isolate Shixiya-1 chromosome 11, ASM2569848v2, whole genome shotgun sequence. It encodes these proteins:
- the LOC108470863 gene encoding protein SET DOMAIN GROUP 40-like isoform X1, with protein sequence MKLCLLHSKPILLTLLPRQVFTVCLLYEINKGKASPWHPYFLYLPRSYSILAAFGELETQALQVDYAIWATQKAVTKAKYEWEQAFTLMKELKLKPPLLTFRAWIWATGTALDLKPNYVRAWANMGISYTNQCHASSGFEDCRRSTHTINNYFGTNEFNILSYGMYKGLGHFIMCHN
- the LOC108470863 gene encoding protein SET DOMAIN GROUP 40-like isoform X2, whose product is MKLCLLHSKPILLTLLPRQVFTVCLLYEINKGKASPWHPYFLYLPRSYSILAAFGELETQALQVDYAIWATQKAVTKAKYEWEQAFTLMKELKLKPPLLTFRAWIWATGTALDLKPNYVRAWANMGISYTNQV